A stretch of Phragmites australis chromosome 12, lpPhrAust1.1, whole genome shotgun sequence DNA encodes these proteins:
- the LOC133887509 gene encoding FHA domain-containing protein PS1-like — protein MAAAEGDGDAPIAAFAVAKGGIVLKHIFLNAPPPGMRGEGAKGDEEEEDPPVMMGRHPDCHVLVDHPSVSRFHLELRSRRRQRRITVTDLCSVHGTWVSGRRIPPHTPVDLAAGDTLRLGVSKREYSLLWLSLHEAFQMEDPRHMPSLPEEDKEESRAYQEASRQLVPGQGDPVDICQDTSQQIVSEEIAFPAKVIPSAPPLPEFAHSFSLEESPLSQFHENREGVTEEHLVDRNPVSESFGSLIVQEMPASVTNSGRPVQSVKCDASNQVPKRAKLKSVKSLRIDTGRSRDISSALSYSFQKGDQSETLVCAENCGTECAACIAVFGISEFEGAEEKEEMIAEYKGHMNPPASITMEGNKKEPNPENYVAQDSVDAKSQKRLGLLDSVPPLHFKDDPFTYNEIPQWSAATLNMESSKPVSENPSVPEVRCNGLTTLNLEGSLSNNETMAPSKIAEGPEDCQLEGTFCRNLFGNLDTEGFEENEEISPLDKENITPIVSGNIIMERSHRGLKPTISQELMDSISPLHLEDDSFSENENSMLNIGNEMKSNEPISENLGPLISAGTKSQKSQTEFMPISHLEFKDDLLPDRENSVLAPRKYDAISPVRQEDLFSDKENVTPTSRGLKPIVRRVLGSRMNNSVSVKNTSNKGIHKWECNELSTKSKDFHTVDDDVFYSDKENLTPISSGGMKARKCLPKNLTVDADQDQETFCSDKENLTPLSSAARKTRDMSENRARIESVITKKRVVDRLPFQTLMSNSPLRPTSSLDCNCAVARAADFAAGNLGIRLEDELNNLPRNNQDSGRAGQGMKAWTMVTDTNCLLDEESRKSIMLLKGIKGTHLIIPRIVIRELDSMKQREGLFRMSSKATSILQWIEECMENESWWIHVQSSSDMFPVAPTPPATPSTQCIDEEIEIGSGSFNPMAFFSPRSFADIISPKPEDRVLECALLFNKLRSNENIIILSNSITLKIKAMAEGLLCEGAKEFRESLMNPCSSRFMWAASVPRGSAWSCLDEAALAENYYNSHHHYHARKRIPRPVEAAKGLKLILRHNSLYAQATNPDRKTTPLASV, from the exons ATGGCAGCGGCGGAGGGCGACGGGGACGCCCCGATCGCGGCGTTCGCGGTGGCCAAGGGCGGGATCGTACTCAAGCACATCTTCCTCaacgcgccgccgccggggatGCGCGGGGAGGGGGCAAaaggcgacgaggaggaggaggaccctccGGTGATGATGGGGCGGCACCCCGACTGCCACGTGCTCGTCGACCACCCCAGCGTCAGCCGCTTCCACCTCGAGCTCCGGTCCCGACGCCGGCAGCGACGGATCACCGTCACAGACCTCTGCTCAG TGCACGGGACATGGGTGTCCGGGCGACGGATCCCACCACACACACCGGTGGATCTGGCTGCCGGTGACACGCTGCGGCTCGGGGTCTCAAAGAGGGAGTATAGTCTGCTCTGGCTATCGCTGCATGAGGCATTTCAGATGGAGGATCCGCGGCATATGCCATCGCTACCTGAAGAGGACAAAGAGGAGTCCCGTGCTTATCAG GAGGCAAGCCGCCAGTTGGTGCCTGGGCAGGGGGATCCAGTGGACATATGCCAG GACACAAGCCAACAAATTGTGTCAGAAGAAATTGCTTTTCCAGCTAAAGTGATCCCCTCAGCACCACCATTGCCTGAGTTTGCTCATTCCTTTTCTCTGGAAGAATCTCCACTTTCTCAGTTTCATGAGAACAGAGAGGGAGTGACAGAAGAACATTTGGTCGACAGGAATCCAGTTTCAGAATCTTTTGGCTCTTTGATCGTACAGGAAATGCCAGCCTCAGTGACAAATAGTGGAAGACCAGTGCAGTCAGTCAAGTGTGATGCCTCAAACCAAGTGCCCAAGAGGGCCAAGTTAAAGTCAGTCAAATCCCTTCGTATTGACACAGGCAGGAGCAGGGATATAAGCAGCGCTCTGAGCTATAGCTTTCAGAAAGGAGACCAAAGTGAGACTCTTGTATGTGCTGAGAACTGCGGGACAGAATGTGCAGCCTGCATAGCTGTATTTGGTATTTCTGAATTTGAAGGAGCTgaagaaaaggaagagatgATTGCAGAATATAAGGGCCACATGAATCCCCCAGCCAGCATTACCATGGAGGGAAATAAGAAAGAACCAAACCCTGAGAATTATGTCGCACAAGATTCAGTTGATGCAAAGTCACAGAAGAGACTAGGCTTGTTGGATTCTGTTCCCCCTTTGCATTTCAAAGATGACCCCTTCACATACAATGAAATCCCACAGTGGAGTGCTGCTACTCTTAATATGGAATCATCTAAGCCTGTTTCAGAAAATCCTTCAGTGCCAGAAGTGAGGTGCAATGGTTTGACTACTCTTAACTTGGAGGGAAGTCTCTCAAACAACGAGACCATGGCCCCAAGTAAGATTGCTGAGGGTCCTGAAGACTGTCAGCTTGAAGGAACATTTTGTAGGAATCTATTTGGCAATTTGGATACTGAaggatttgaagaaaatgaagagaTCAGTCCACTGGACAAGGAGAATATCACCCCCATTGTCTCAGGCAACATAATAATGGAGAGGAGCCATAGAGGTCTGAAGCCTACCATTTCCCAAGAGTTGATGGATTCCATTTCCCCTCTCCATTTAGAAGATGATAGCTTTTCAGAAAATGAAAACTCCATGCTGAACATTGGAAATGAGATGAAATCAAATGAACCTATCTCCGAGAATCTTGGCCCTCTAATTTCAGCCGGCACGAAGTCGCAGAAGAGCCAAACGGAGTTTATGCCCATTTCACATCTGGAATTCAAAGATGACCTCCTTCCGGACAGGGAAAACTCAGTGCTGGCTCCCAGAAAGTATGATGCTATCTCCCCTGTGAGGCAGGAAGATCTGTTCTCAGACAAGGAGAATGTGACACCTACCTCTAGGGGTCTAAAGCCTATTGTTAGGAGAGTTCTTGGGTCAAGGATGAATAATTCAGTGTCAGTAAAGAACACTTCAAATAAGGGAATCCATAAGTGGGAATGCAATGAGTTATCAACAAAGTCCAAAGATTTCCACACAGTAGATGATGATGTTTTCTATTCAGATAAGGAGAATTTGACACCTATATCTTCAGGAGGCATGAAAGCAAGGAAGTGTCTTCCAAAGAACCTCACAGTTGATGCAGATCAAGATCAGGAAACATTCTGCTCTGACAAGGAGAATTTGACACCACTATCTTCTGCAGCTCGGAAAACAAGGGATATGTCTGAAAACCGTGCACGAATTGAAAGTGTGATCACAAAGAAAAGGGTTGTTGATAGGCTCCCCTTTCAGACTCTTATGTCGAATTCTCCTTTGAGACCCACTAGCTCGCTTGATTGTAACTGTGCTGTTGCTAGGGCAGCTGACTTTGCTGCTGGGAACTTGGGGATCAGGTTGGAAGATGAGCTGAACAATCTTCCA CGAAATAACCAAGATTCAGGTAGGGCTGGACAAGGGATGAAAGCCTGGACCATGGTGACTGATACCAACTGTCTTCTTGATGAGGAATCTAGGAAGTCTATTATGCTGTTAAAAGGCATAAAAGGAACTCATTTGATCATACCAAGGATTG TGATCAGGGAGTTAGATTCCATGAAGCAGCGGGAGGGTTTGTTCAGAATGTCCTCAAAGGCTACCTCCATACTCCAGTGGATCGAAGAGTGCATGGAAAACGAGAGCTGGTGGATTCATGTCCAGAGTTCATCTGATATGTTCCCAGTAGCACCAACTCCGCCTGCAACTCCTTCGACGCAATGCATCGACGAAGAAATAGAGATCGGCTCCGGCTCCTTCAACCCAATGGCCTTCTTCTCACCAAGAAGTTTCGCCGATATCATCTCTCCAAAACCTGAAGATCGCGTCCTTGAATGCGCACTCCTCTTCAACAAACTAAGAAGCAACGAAAACATCATCATTCTGTCCAACAGCATAACACTCAAGATCAAAGCTATGGCAGAG GGCTTGCTTTGCGAGGGAGCAAAGGAGTTCCGCGAAAGCCTGATGAACCCGTGCTCCAGCAGGTTCATGTGGGCAGCCAGCGTGCCGAGAGGATCGGCGTGGTCGTGCCTGGACGAGGCTGCCCTGGCTGAGAACTACTACAACAGCCACCACCATTACCATGCAAGGAAGAGGATTCCAAGGCCCGTCGAGGCTGCCAAGGGTCTGAAGCTGATCCTGCGGCACAACTCTCTGTACGCGCAGGCGACGAACCCCGACAGGAAGACGACGCCGTTGGCGTCGGTGTGA
- the LOC133887096 gene encoding pectinesterase-like → MSFERHGRRHDPTLNYLTLRRRREMDLIRRSKSFPAAYILCVTLHVILPRAVPAVDLGSDARQRWCDDATPYPSTCAHYMGSDALGDAEAERLHATSLRVAADQAALALADVQTRRLERSGRAGQAWSDCRQLVASAVGHLNRTAAIASGSDMLAWLSAARTCLDTCLTGFAELGASPGPDFQGVLANTSRLVTNALAVTALRDETTLKDKEHAGADVASGQGWLRPDNDDGRVFLQGRLVSPGDADLVVAKDGTGHFCTVGEAVEAAAKRGNGGKVVVYVKAGVYNEYIEVWTSNLVLVGDGIGRTVITGNRSVRDGYTTFSSATFAVNADGFVARGVTFRNTAGCGAQQAVALRASADRLAFYRCSFEGHQDTLYAHTLRQFYRECVVAGTVDFVFGNAAAVLQHCSLRVRRPLPGQPAVVTAQGRVDQYERTGFGVHGGVVSAAAKFGPGGAHAPFRAYLGRPWKEFSRVVYMEAYMDSTVDAAGWLQWGGTEFAQGTAFYGEYRNTGPGSNTSGRVRWGGYHVITDPGEASEFTAAGLLDAGSWLGSTGVPCTPGL, encoded by the exons ATGAGCTTCGAACGCCATGGACGTCGCCATGACCCGACCTTGAATTACCTCACTCTACGACGCCGAAGGGAGATGGACCTCATCAGGAGATCCAAGTCGTTTCCTGCCGCGTACATCCTCTGCGTTACTCTCCACGTCATCCTCCCACGCGCCGTCCCCGCCGTCGACCTCGGCTCAGACGCCCGGCAGAGGTGGTGCGACGACGCCACGCCGTACCCGAGCACGTGCGCCCACTACATGGGCTCCGACGCTCTCGGCGACGCCGAGGCCGAGCGCTTGCACGCAACGTCGCTTCGTGTGGCCGCGGACCAGGCCGCGCTCGCGCTGGCCGATGTCCAGACGCGCCGGTTGGAGAGGAGCGGCCGTGCCGGGCAGGCCTGGTCCGACTGCCGGCAGCTCGTGGCCTCCGCCGTGGGACACCTCAACCGGACGGCGGCCATCGCGTCGGGCTCGGACATGCTTGCGTGGCTCAGCGCGGCGCGCACCTGCCTCGACACGTGCCTGACGGGCTTTGCCGAGCTCGGCGCGTCGCCCGGGCCGGACTTCCAAGGTGTGCTGGCGAACACGTCGAGGCTCGTCACCAACGCGCTCGCGGTCACCGCGCTCCGGGACGAGACGACGTTGAAAGACAAAGAGCATGCCGGAGCAGACGTGGCCTCAGGTCAGGGCTGGCTCCGACCTGACAACGACGACGGCCGCGTCTTCCTGCAAGGTCGTCTTGTCAGTCCGGGTGACGCCGACTTGGTCGTGGCGAAGGACGGGACGGGCCATTTCTGTACTGTCGGGGAGGCTGTCGAGGCGGCGGCGAAGCGGGGCAATGGTGGAAAGGTTGTGGTTTATGTCAAGGCCGGGGTTTACAACGAGTACATTGAGGTGTGGACGAGCAACTTGGTGCTTGTCGGCGATGGCATCGGCAGGACGGTGATCACCGGAAACAGGAGCGTCCGGGACGGATACACCACCTTCAGCTCCGCCACATTTG CTGTGAACGCGGACGGCTTCGTCGCACGCGGCGTCACGTTCCGGAACACGGCGGGCTGCGGCGCGCAGCAGGCGGTGGCGCTGCGCGCAAGCGCCGACCGGCTCGCCTTCTACCGGTGCAGCTTCGAGGGCCACCAGGACACGCTCTACGCGCACACGCTTCGCCAGTTCTACCGGGAGTGCGTGGTGGCCGGCACCGTGGACTTCGTCTTCGGCAACGCGGCGGCCGTGCTCCAGCACTGCAGCCTCCGCGTGcgccgcccgctccccggccaGCCGGCCGTGGTCACGGCGCAGGGCCGCGTGGACCAGTACGAGCGCACGGGGTTCGGCGTCCACGGCGGGGTGGTGAGCGCAGCCGCCAAGTTCGGCCCCGGCGGTGCGCACGCCCCGTTCAGGGCGTACCTCGGCCGGCCGTGGAAGGAGTTCTCTCGCGTTGTGTACATGGAGGCGTACATGGACAGCACGGTGGACGCGGCGGGGTGGCTGCAGTGGGGTGGCACGGAGTTCGCGCAGGGCACGGCGTTCTACGGGGAGTACAGGAACACCGGACCCGGGTCCAACACGTCGGGGAGGGTGAGGTGGGGAGGCTACCACGTGATCACCGACCCCGGCGAGGCGTCGGAGTTCACAGCCGCTGGATTGCTTGACGCCGGCTCATGGTTGGGTTCTACCGGCGTCCCTTGTACTCCTGGACTTTAA